The following coding sequences lie in one Dunckerocampus dactyliophorus isolate RoL2022-P2 chromosome 4, RoL_Ddac_1.1, whole genome shotgun sequence genomic window:
- the atxn2 gene encoding ataxin-2 isoform X11 has protein sequence MSMKAGGNRSKPGGGNAAGAGGSGGGRQNLGRGRHSAKGPAAVIFNGVYANMRMVHVLTSVVGTRCELKVKNGAVYEGVFKTYGPECDLVLDAAHRRSPEPSVGPRKEDIVESIVFKASDVVVVSFKDVDLNFARKVSSDTDNFTDSAVSGRINGEHKEKDLEPWDGGETHNSDSLESLDTDVSNGWDPNDMFKYNEEKYGVLSTYDSSLSTYTVPLERDNSEEFLKREARAAQLAEEIEASSTYKARVALENDERSEEEKFTAVVRGEREMHTLSRENKYIPPGQRNREAMSWGPGRQNSPRLTPNSAGPSAPRAGLHDYNQSTGADQRVVNGGSSHWPSPCPSPSSRPLPRYQPGPSSLPPRAATPTRPPSRPPSRPSRPLSHSSHPSHPSSSSPFPHHGPSSPASSLPKRMSSEGPPRMSPKSQRTPRAHRVPTSRTTGMPPGVDLMSHNSPGDLPVTPSNRGNSSGGTWSSVVSGAHRPRSPRQNSMGGASPSSASPQTGAAPMDTFATSTSASSPTAASPAPNMVAGDVKECRVQETRQTSPKDNMKDSSSSVNRPMCKGPPSLAPDHRKQIDNLKKFSEDFRLQSSSNPDPAFDHMITKPSRDITDKPTDAPLDKASAVGPEDHGVPTPSAGAINTSKPGSPAALSPSPTGLDQKRAGLDVTSQGVQTTATSTFGGPKHEEKEDKKEAVQDQVRKSTLNPNANEFKPRFNTQPKPANTPTPPRPQGQPSPSILVQQPPTVYGQTVCFPQMYPLTPVSPGVQKSIIWKSPAMYQVQMPHMPVNQSKPYRPGKVPNMSQQRSDQHHPPGTPTIMHPATAAGPPIITQSPAYSAQYFTCSPQQFPSQPLVQQMPHYQSQAQHVFSPVMQGSARMMAPHTHGQPSLVSSSTTQYPEQTHTMYVSPGPMPQQYPHPSATLHPHPQHPQPSATPTGQGQQGGPPQHGGPPSHPAASPVQHPQHPQAAAAAAAAQALHLANQPQQQMYSALAPTPPSMTPGPNPQSPQASFPSAQQTVYIHPQQVQHGYNPNHMAHVQQAHMQSGMVPSHHPGPTHPPMMLMATQGPPGGPQAPMAQTALNHIPVSSTTHFSYLAHPQVQPHHQQQL, from the exons ATGTCAATGAAGGCCGGTGGAAATCGCAGCAAGCCCGGCGGTGGTAACGCCGCTGGTGCTGGAGGAAGCGGCGGGGGAAGACAGAATCTGGGCAg ggGAAGACACAGTGCTAAAGGTCCTGCTGCG GTTATTTTCAATGGAGTTTATGCAAACATGAGGATGGTCCATGTCTTGACTTCAGTTGTG GGCACCAGGTGTGAACTGAAGGTGAAAAATGGAGCGGTCTACGAAGGAGTGTTCAAGACTTATGGTCCAGAG tgCGACCTGGTGTTGGATGCAGCCCATAGAAGGAGCCCAGAGCCGAGCGTGGGCCCCAGAAAAGAGGACATAGTAGAGAGCATTGTCTTTAAGGCATCCGACGTCGTCGTGGTGTCCTTCAAAGACGTCGACCTTAACTTTGCCAGGAAAG TTTCCTCTGATACAG ATAACTTCACAGACTCCGCAGTGAGCGGCAGGATCAATGGCGAGCACAAAGAGAAAGATCTAGAGCCCTGGGACGGTGGAGAGACCCACAACTCTGACAGCCTCGAGTCTCTGGATACTGATGTG TCAAACGGGTGGGACCCCAATGACATGTTCAAGTACAATGAAGAGAAGTACGGTGTCTTATCTACCTATGACAGCAGCCTGTCCACATATAC TGTCCCACTAGAGCGTGACAATTCAGAGGAGTTCCTGAAAAGGGAAGCTCGAGCCGCCCAGCTGGCCGAGGAGATAGAAGCCAGCTCCACGTACAAGGCCCGCGTGGCCCTGGAAAATGACGAGCGCTCTGAGGAGGAGAAGTTTACCGCAGTGGTGCGAGGGGAAAGAGAGATGCACACATTGAGCAG GGAGAACAAGTACATTCCCCCGGGGCAGAGAAACAGGGAGGCCATGTCATGGGGGCCTGGACGGCAGAATTCGCCACGCCTGACTCCAAACTCAGCCGGACCTTCAGCTCCTCGTGCGGGACTGCATGACTATAATCAGAGCACAGGGGCTGACCAGAGGGTGGTGAATGGAG GTTCATCCCATTGGCCCTCACCCTGTCCATCTCCTTCCTCCCGCCCTCTCCCTCGTTACCAGCCCGGCCCTTCCTCCCTGCCTCCTCGGGCGGCCACGCCCACCAGGCCACCCTCCAGACCCCCCTCTCGACCTTCCAGGCCTCTCTCTCATTCATCCCACCCCTCCCATCCCTCTTCCTCATCTCCCTTTCCCCACCACGGGCCGTCGTCGCCGGCCTCCTCTCTGCCCAAACGCATGTCTTCAGAAG GTCCACCAAGGATGTCCCCAAAATCCCAGCGGACGCCCCGTGCTCACAGAGTGCCGACCAGCAGGACCACAGGAATGCCACCAGGAGTGGATCTGATGTCCCACAATTCTCCGGGAGATCTTCCAGTGACTCCGTCCAACAGAGGGAACTCTTCAGGAGGAACCTGGTCTTCTGTAGTTAGTGGAG CACACAGACCGCGCTCCCCTCGTCAGAACAGCATGGGCGGAGCCTCCCCTTCCTCTGCATCCCCACAGACAGGTGCAGCTCCCATGGACACTTTTGCCACGTCGACGTCCGCTTCCTCCCCGACTGCTGCAAGCCCCGCCCCCAATATGGTCGCCGGAGATG TAAAAGAGTGTCGCGTCCAGGAGACGAGGCAGACATCCCCCAAAGACAACATGAAGGACAGTTCATCCAGTGTCAACAGACCTATGTGTAAAG GTCCTCCCTCCTTGGCCCCTGACCACAGAAAACAAATAGACAATTTAAAGAAATTTAGCGAAGATTTTAGG TTGCAATCTAGTTCCAACCCAGACCCTGCCTTTGACCACATGATCACCAAACCTTCAAGAGATATCACAGACAAGCCTACTGATGCCCCCTTGGACAAAGCCTCTGCAGTGGGGCCAGAAGACCATGGGGTCCCCACCCCGTCCGCCGGCGCCATCAACACGAGTAAGCCCGGCAGCCCCGCCGCGCTGTCCCCGTCTCCGACAGGCCTGGACCAGAAGCGGGCAGGTCTGGATGTGACGTCACAGGGGGTTCAGACAACGGCCACGTCCACTTTTGGTGGGCCCAAGCATGAAGAGAAGGAGGACAAGAAGGAGGCGGTGCAAGA TCAAGTGAGAAAGTCCACCTTAAACCCTAACGCTAACGAGTTCAAGCCAAGGTTTAACACACAG CCTAAACCAGCCAATACCCCGACACCACCCCGGCCCCAGGGCCAGCCCAGCCCTTCCATTCTGGTCCAGCAGCCCCCCACCGTCTACGGTCAGACGGTGTGCTTCCCCCAGATGTATCCACTCACACCAGTTAGTCCCGGCGTGCAG AAAAGCATAATATGGAag TCTCCAGCGATGTACCAGGTCCAGATGCCTCATATGCCTGTCAACCAGTCCAAACCATACAGACCAGGTAAAG TGCCCAACATGAGCCAGCAGAGGTCAGACCAGCATCACCCGCCGGGCACGCCCACCATCATGCACCCTGCGACGGCAGCAGGGCCGCCAATCATCACACAGAGCCCGGCCTACTCTGCCCAGTACTTCACCTGCAGCCCGCAGCAGTTCCCCAGTCAGCCACTGGTCCAGCAGATGCCCCATTACCAGTCACAG GCGCAGCATGTGTTCAGTCCTGTAATGCAAGGCAGCGCCCGCATGATGGCGCCGCACACACACGGCCAGCCCAGCCTGGTGTCCTCCTCAACCACACAGTACCCAGAGCAGACACACACCATGTATG TGTCTCCTGGTCCGATGCCCCAGCAGTATCCCCACCCCAGCGCCACCTTGCACCCTCACCCCCAGCACCCTCAGCCCTCTGCCACGCCCACAGGCCAAGGTCAGCAAGGTGGGCCTCCTCAGCATGGAGGTCCCCCCAGCCACCCTGCCGCCAGCCCAGTCCAGCACCCACAGCACCCTCAAGCGGCAGCAG CCGCTGCCGCCGCCCAAGCCCTCCACCTGGCCAACCAGCCTCAGCAGCAGATGTACTCGGCTTTGGCCCCCACGCCCCCCTCCATGACCCCAGGTCCCAACCCCCAGTCCCCACAGGCGTCCTTCCCCTCTGCCCAGCAAACGGTGTACATCCACCCCCAGCAGGTGCAGCACGGCTACAACCCCAACCACATGGCTCACGTGCAGCAG GCTCACATGCAGTCTGGTATGGTGCCATCGCACCACCCGGGGCCCACCCACCCCCCAATGATGCTGATGGCCACCCAGGGCCCACCGGGAGGCCCCCAGGCCCCCATGGCTCAGACGGCCCTCAACCACATCCCTGTCTCTTCCACCACACATTTCTCCTACCTGGCACATCCACAAG TGCAGCCTCATCACCAGCAGCAGCTGTAG
- the atxn2 gene encoding ataxin-2 isoform X4 produces the protein MSMKAGGNRSKPGGGNAAGAGGSGGGRQNLGRGRHSAKGPAAVIFNGVYANMRMVHVLTSVVGTRCELKVKNGAVYEGVFKTYGPECDLVLDAAHRRSPEPSVGPRKEDIVESIVFKASDVVVVSFKDVDLNFARKVSSDTEHKGVSLRVSDNFTDSAVSGRINGEHKEKDLEPWDGGETHNSDSLESLDTDVSNGWDPNDMFKYNEEKYGVLSTYDSSLSTYTVPLERDNSEEFLKREARAAQLAEEIEASSTYKARVALENDERSEEEKFTAVVRGEREMHTLSRENKYIPPGQRNREAMSWGPGRQNSPRLTPNSAGPSAPRAGLHDYNQSTGADQRVVNGGSSHWPSPCPSPSSRPLPRYQPGPSSLPPRAATPTRPPSRPPSRPSRPLSHSSHPSHPSSSSPFPHHGPSSPASSLPKRMSSEGPPRMSPKSQRTPRAHRVPTSRTTGMPPGVDLMSHNSPGDLPVTPSNRGNSSGGTWSSVVSGAHRPRSPRQNSMGGASPSSASPQTGAAPMDTFATSTSASSPTAASPAPNMVAGDVKECRVQETRQTSPKDNMKDSSSSVNRPMCKGPPSLAPDHRKQIDNLKKFSEDFRLQSSSNPDPAFDHMITKPSRDITDKPTDAPLDKASAVGPEDHGVPTPSAGAINTSKPGSPAALSPSPTGLDQKRAGLDVTSQGVQTTATSTFGGPKHEEKEDKKEAVQDQVRKSTLNPNANEFKPRFNTQPKPANTPTPPRPQGQPSPSILVQQPPTVYGQTVCFPQMYPLTPVSPGVQKSIIWKSPAMYQVQMPHMPVNQSKPYRPGKVPNMSQQRSDQHHPPGTPTIMHPATAAGPPIITQSPAYSAQYFTCSPQQFPSQPLVQQMPHYQSQAQHVFSPVMQGSARMMAPHTHGQPSLVSSSTTQYPEQTHTMYVSPGPMPQQYPHPSATLHPHPQHPQPSATPTGQGQQGGPPQHGGPPSHPAASPVQHPQHPQAAAAAAAAAQALHLANQPQQQMYSALAPTPPSMTPGPNPQSPQASFPSAQQTVYIHPQQVQHGYNPNHMAHVQQAHMQSGMVPSHHPGPTHPPMMLMATQGPPGGPQAPMAQTALNHIPVSSTTHFSYLAHPQVQPHHQQQL, from the exons ATGTCAATGAAGGCCGGTGGAAATCGCAGCAAGCCCGGCGGTGGTAACGCCGCTGGTGCTGGAGGAAGCGGCGGGGGAAGACAGAATCTGGGCAg ggGAAGACACAGTGCTAAAGGTCCTGCTGCG GTTATTTTCAATGGAGTTTATGCAAACATGAGGATGGTCCATGTCTTGACTTCAGTTGTG GGCACCAGGTGTGAACTGAAGGTGAAAAATGGAGCGGTCTACGAAGGAGTGTTCAAGACTTATGGTCCAGAG tgCGACCTGGTGTTGGATGCAGCCCATAGAAGGAGCCCAGAGCCGAGCGTGGGCCCCAGAAAAGAGGACATAGTAGAGAGCATTGTCTTTAAGGCATCCGACGTCGTCGTGGTGTCCTTCAAAGACGTCGACCTTAACTTTGCCAGGAAAG TTTCCTCTGATACAG agCATAAAGGTGTATCCTTGCGTGTCTCAGATAACTTCACAGACTCCGCAGTGAGCGGCAGGATCAATGGCGAGCACAAAGAGAAAGATCTAGAGCCCTGGGACGGTGGAGAGACCCACAACTCTGACAGCCTCGAGTCTCTGGATACTGATGTG TCAAACGGGTGGGACCCCAATGACATGTTCAAGTACAATGAAGAGAAGTACGGTGTCTTATCTACCTATGACAGCAGCCTGTCCACATATAC TGTCCCACTAGAGCGTGACAATTCAGAGGAGTTCCTGAAAAGGGAAGCTCGAGCCGCCCAGCTGGCCGAGGAGATAGAAGCCAGCTCCACGTACAAGGCCCGCGTGGCCCTGGAAAATGACGAGCGCTCTGAGGAGGAGAAGTTTACCGCAGTGGTGCGAGGGGAAAGAGAGATGCACACATTGAGCAG GGAGAACAAGTACATTCCCCCGGGGCAGAGAAACAGGGAGGCCATGTCATGGGGGCCTGGACGGCAGAATTCGCCACGCCTGACTCCAAACTCAGCCGGACCTTCAGCTCCTCGTGCGGGACTGCATGACTATAATCAGAGCACAGGGGCTGACCAGAGGGTGGTGAATGGAG GTTCATCCCATTGGCCCTCACCCTGTCCATCTCCTTCCTCCCGCCCTCTCCCTCGTTACCAGCCCGGCCCTTCCTCCCTGCCTCCTCGGGCGGCCACGCCCACCAGGCCACCCTCCAGACCCCCCTCTCGACCTTCCAGGCCTCTCTCTCATTCATCCCACCCCTCCCATCCCTCTTCCTCATCTCCCTTTCCCCACCACGGGCCGTCGTCGCCGGCCTCCTCTCTGCCCAAACGCATGTCTTCAGAAG GTCCACCAAGGATGTCCCCAAAATCCCAGCGGACGCCCCGTGCTCACAGAGTGCCGACCAGCAGGACCACAGGAATGCCACCAGGAGTGGATCTGATGTCCCACAATTCTCCGGGAGATCTTCCAGTGACTCCGTCCAACAGAGGGAACTCTTCAGGAGGAACCTGGTCTTCTGTAGTTAGTGGAG CACACAGACCGCGCTCCCCTCGTCAGAACAGCATGGGCGGAGCCTCCCCTTCCTCTGCATCCCCACAGACAGGTGCAGCTCCCATGGACACTTTTGCCACGTCGACGTCCGCTTCCTCCCCGACTGCTGCAAGCCCCGCCCCCAATATGGTCGCCGGAGATG TAAAAGAGTGTCGCGTCCAGGAGACGAGGCAGACATCCCCCAAAGACAACATGAAGGACAGTTCATCCAGTGTCAACAGACCTATGTGTAAAG GTCCTCCCTCCTTGGCCCCTGACCACAGAAAACAAATAGACAATTTAAAGAAATTTAGCGAAGATTTTAGG TTGCAATCTAGTTCCAACCCAGACCCTGCCTTTGACCACATGATCACCAAACCTTCAAGAGATATCACAGACAAGCCTACTGATGCCCCCTTGGACAAAGCCTCTGCAGTGGGGCCAGAAGACCATGGGGTCCCCACCCCGTCCGCCGGCGCCATCAACACGAGTAAGCCCGGCAGCCCCGCCGCGCTGTCCCCGTCTCCGACAGGCCTGGACCAGAAGCGGGCAGGTCTGGATGTGACGTCACAGGGGGTTCAGACAACGGCCACGTCCACTTTTGGTGGGCCCAAGCATGAAGAGAAGGAGGACAAGAAGGAGGCGGTGCAAGA TCAAGTGAGAAAGTCCACCTTAAACCCTAACGCTAACGAGTTCAAGCCAAGGTTTAACACACAG CCTAAACCAGCCAATACCCCGACACCACCCCGGCCCCAGGGCCAGCCCAGCCCTTCCATTCTGGTCCAGCAGCCCCCCACCGTCTACGGTCAGACGGTGTGCTTCCCCCAGATGTATCCACTCACACCAGTTAGTCCCGGCGTGCAG AAAAGCATAATATGGAag TCTCCAGCGATGTACCAGGTCCAGATGCCTCATATGCCTGTCAACCAGTCCAAACCATACAGACCAGGTAAAG TGCCCAACATGAGCCAGCAGAGGTCAGACCAGCATCACCCGCCGGGCACGCCCACCATCATGCACCCTGCGACGGCAGCAGGGCCGCCAATCATCACACAGAGCCCGGCCTACTCTGCCCAGTACTTCACCTGCAGCCCGCAGCAGTTCCCCAGTCAGCCACTGGTCCAGCAGATGCCCCATTACCAGTCACAG GCGCAGCATGTGTTCAGTCCTGTAATGCAAGGCAGCGCCCGCATGATGGCGCCGCACACACACGGCCAGCCCAGCCTGGTGTCCTCCTCAACCACACAGTACCCAGAGCAGACACACACCATGTATG TGTCTCCTGGTCCGATGCCCCAGCAGTATCCCCACCCCAGCGCCACCTTGCACCCTCACCCCCAGCACCCTCAGCCCTCTGCCACGCCCACAGGCCAAGGTCAGCAAGGTGGGCCTCCTCAGCATGGAGGTCCCCCCAGCCACCCTGCCGCCAGCCCAGTCCAGCACCCACAGCACCCTCAAGCGGCAGCAG CAGCCGCTGCCGCCGCCCAAGCCCTCCACCTGGCCAACCAGCCTCAGCAGCAGATGTACTCGGCTTTGGCCCCCACGCCCCCCTCCATGACCCCAGGTCCCAACCCCCAGTCCCCACAGGCGTCCTTCCCCTCTGCCCAGCAAACGGTGTACATCCACCCCCAGCAGGTGCAGCACGGCTACAACCCCAACCACATGGCTCACGTGCAGCAG GCTCACATGCAGTCTGGTATGGTGCCATCGCACCACCCGGGGCCCACCCACCCCCCAATGATGCTGATGGCCACCCAGGGCCCACCGGGAGGCCCCCAGGCCCCCATGGCTCAGACGGCCCTCAACCACATCCCTGTCTCTTCCACCACACATTTCTCCTACCTGGCACATCCACAAG TGCAGCCTCATCACCAGCAGCAGCTGTAG
- the atxn2 gene encoding ataxin-2 isoform X15, with the protein MSMKAGGNRSKPGGGNAAGAGGSGGGRQNLGRGRHSAKGPAAVIFNGVYANMRMVHVLTSVVGTRCELKVKNGAVYEGVFKTYGPECDLVLDAAHRRSPEPSVGPRKEDIVESIVFKASDVVVVSFKDVDLNFARKDNFTDSAVSGRINGEHKEKDLEPWDGGETHNSDSLESLDTDVSNGWDPNDMFKYNEEKYGVLSTYDSSLSTYTVPLERDNSEEFLKREARAAQLAEEIEASSTYKARVALENDERSEEEKFTAVVRGEREMHTLSRENKYIPPGQRNREAMSWGPGRQNSPRLTPNSAGPSAPRAGLHDYNQSTGADQRVVNGGSSHWPSPCPSPSSRPLPRYQPGPSSLPPRAATPTRPPSRPPSRPSRPLSHSSHPSHPSSSSPFPHHGPSSPASSLPKRMSSEGPPRMSPKSQRTPRAHRVPTSRTTGMPPGVDLMSHNSPGDLPVTPSNRGNSSGGTWSSVVSGAHRPRSPRQNSMGGASPSSASPQTGAAPMDTFATSTSASSPTAASPAPNMVAGDVKECRVQETRQTSPKDNMKDSSSSVNRPMCKGPPSLAPDHRKQIDNLKKFSEDFRLQSSSNPDPAFDHMITKPSRDITDKPTDAPLDKASAVGPEDHGVPTPSAGAINTSKPGSPAALSPSPTGLDQKRAGLDVTSQGVQTTATSTFGGPKHEEKEDKKEAVQDQVRKSTLNPNANEFKPRFNTQPKPANTPTPPRPQGQPSPSILVQQPPTVYGQTVCFPQMYPLTPVSPGVQSPAMYQVQMPHMPVNQSKPYRPGKVPNMSQQRSDQHHPPGTPTIMHPATAAGPPIITQSPAYSAQYFTCSPQQFPSQPLVQQMPHYQSQAQHVFSPVMQGSARMMAPHTHGQPSLVSSSTTQYPEQTHTMYVSPGPMPQQYPHPSATLHPHPQHPQPSATPTGQGQQGGPPQHGGPPSHPAASPVQHPQHPQAAAAAAAAQALHLANQPQQQMYSALAPTPPSMTPGPNPQSPQASFPSAQQTVYIHPQQVQHGYNPNHMAHVQQAHMQSGMVPSHHPGPTHPPMMLMATQGPPGGPQAPMAQTALNHIPVSSTTHFSYLAHPQVQPHHQQQL; encoded by the exons ATGTCAATGAAGGCCGGTGGAAATCGCAGCAAGCCCGGCGGTGGTAACGCCGCTGGTGCTGGAGGAAGCGGCGGGGGAAGACAGAATCTGGGCAg ggGAAGACACAGTGCTAAAGGTCCTGCTGCG GTTATTTTCAATGGAGTTTATGCAAACATGAGGATGGTCCATGTCTTGACTTCAGTTGTG GGCACCAGGTGTGAACTGAAGGTGAAAAATGGAGCGGTCTACGAAGGAGTGTTCAAGACTTATGGTCCAGAG tgCGACCTGGTGTTGGATGCAGCCCATAGAAGGAGCCCAGAGCCGAGCGTGGGCCCCAGAAAAGAGGACATAGTAGAGAGCATTGTCTTTAAGGCATCCGACGTCGTCGTGGTGTCCTTCAAAGACGTCGACCTTAACTTTGCCAGGAAAG ATAACTTCACAGACTCCGCAGTGAGCGGCAGGATCAATGGCGAGCACAAAGAGAAAGATCTAGAGCCCTGGGACGGTGGAGAGACCCACAACTCTGACAGCCTCGAGTCTCTGGATACTGATGTG TCAAACGGGTGGGACCCCAATGACATGTTCAAGTACAATGAAGAGAAGTACGGTGTCTTATCTACCTATGACAGCAGCCTGTCCACATATAC TGTCCCACTAGAGCGTGACAATTCAGAGGAGTTCCTGAAAAGGGAAGCTCGAGCCGCCCAGCTGGCCGAGGAGATAGAAGCCAGCTCCACGTACAAGGCCCGCGTGGCCCTGGAAAATGACGAGCGCTCTGAGGAGGAGAAGTTTACCGCAGTGGTGCGAGGGGAAAGAGAGATGCACACATTGAGCAG GGAGAACAAGTACATTCCCCCGGGGCAGAGAAACAGGGAGGCCATGTCATGGGGGCCTGGACGGCAGAATTCGCCACGCCTGACTCCAAACTCAGCCGGACCTTCAGCTCCTCGTGCGGGACTGCATGACTATAATCAGAGCACAGGGGCTGACCAGAGGGTGGTGAATGGAG GTTCATCCCATTGGCCCTCACCCTGTCCATCTCCTTCCTCCCGCCCTCTCCCTCGTTACCAGCCCGGCCCTTCCTCCCTGCCTCCTCGGGCGGCCACGCCCACCAGGCCACCCTCCAGACCCCCCTCTCGACCTTCCAGGCCTCTCTCTCATTCATCCCACCCCTCCCATCCCTCTTCCTCATCTCCCTTTCCCCACCACGGGCCGTCGTCGCCGGCCTCCTCTCTGCCCAAACGCATGTCTTCAGAAG GTCCACCAAGGATGTCCCCAAAATCCCAGCGGACGCCCCGTGCTCACAGAGTGCCGACCAGCAGGACCACAGGAATGCCACCAGGAGTGGATCTGATGTCCCACAATTCTCCGGGAGATCTTCCAGTGACTCCGTCCAACAGAGGGAACTCTTCAGGAGGAACCTGGTCTTCTGTAGTTAGTGGAG CACACAGACCGCGCTCCCCTCGTCAGAACAGCATGGGCGGAGCCTCCCCTTCCTCTGCATCCCCACAGACAGGTGCAGCTCCCATGGACACTTTTGCCACGTCGACGTCCGCTTCCTCCCCGACTGCTGCAAGCCCCGCCCCCAATATGGTCGCCGGAGATG TAAAAGAGTGTCGCGTCCAGGAGACGAGGCAGACATCCCCCAAAGACAACATGAAGGACAGTTCATCCAGTGTCAACAGACCTATGTGTAAAG GTCCTCCCTCCTTGGCCCCTGACCACAGAAAACAAATAGACAATTTAAAGAAATTTAGCGAAGATTTTAGG TTGCAATCTAGTTCCAACCCAGACCCTGCCTTTGACCACATGATCACCAAACCTTCAAGAGATATCACAGACAAGCCTACTGATGCCCCCTTGGACAAAGCCTCTGCAGTGGGGCCAGAAGACCATGGGGTCCCCACCCCGTCCGCCGGCGCCATCAACACGAGTAAGCCCGGCAGCCCCGCCGCGCTGTCCCCGTCTCCGACAGGCCTGGACCAGAAGCGGGCAGGTCTGGATGTGACGTCACAGGGGGTTCAGACAACGGCCACGTCCACTTTTGGTGGGCCCAAGCATGAAGAGAAGGAGGACAAGAAGGAGGCGGTGCAAGA TCAAGTGAGAAAGTCCACCTTAAACCCTAACGCTAACGAGTTCAAGCCAAGGTTTAACACACAG CCTAAACCAGCCAATACCCCGACACCACCCCGGCCCCAGGGCCAGCCCAGCCCTTCCATTCTGGTCCAGCAGCCCCCCACCGTCTACGGTCAGACGGTGTGCTTCCCCCAGATGTATCCACTCACACCAGTTAGTCCCGGCGTGCAG TCTCCAGCGATGTACCAGGTCCAGATGCCTCATATGCCTGTCAACCAGTCCAAACCATACAGACCAGGTAAAG TGCCCAACATGAGCCAGCAGAGGTCAGACCAGCATCACCCGCCGGGCACGCCCACCATCATGCACCCTGCGACGGCAGCAGGGCCGCCAATCATCACACAGAGCCCGGCCTACTCTGCCCAGTACTTCACCTGCAGCCCGCAGCAGTTCCCCAGTCAGCCACTGGTCCAGCAGATGCCCCATTACCAGTCACAG GCGCAGCATGTGTTCAGTCCTGTAATGCAAGGCAGCGCCCGCATGATGGCGCCGCACACACACGGCCAGCCCAGCCTGGTGTCCTCCTCAACCACACAGTACCCAGAGCAGACACACACCATGTATG TGTCTCCTGGTCCGATGCCCCAGCAGTATCCCCACCCCAGCGCCACCTTGCACCCTCACCCCCAGCACCCTCAGCCCTCTGCCACGCCCACAGGCCAAGGTCAGCAAGGTGGGCCTCCTCAGCATGGAGGTCCCCCCAGCCACCCTGCCGCCAGCCCAGTCCAGCACCCACAGCACCCTCAAGCGGCAGCAG CCGCTGCCGCCGCCCAAGCCCTCCACCTGGCCAACCAGCCTCAGCAGCAGATGTACTCGGCTTTGGCCCCCACGCCCCCCTCCATGACCCCAGGTCCCAACCCCCAGTCCCCACAGGCGTCCTTCCCCTCTGCCCAGCAAACGGTGTACATCCACCCCCAGCAGGTGCAGCACGGCTACAACCCCAACCACATGGCTCACGTGCAGCAG GCTCACATGCAGTCTGGTATGGTGCCATCGCACCACCCGGGGCCCACCCACCCCCCAATGATGCTGATGGCCACCCAGGGCCCACCGGGAGGCCCCCAGGCCCCCATGGCTCAGACGGCCCTCAACCACATCCCTGTCTCTTCCACCACACATTTCTCCTACCTGGCACATCCACAAG TGCAGCCTCATCACCAGCAGCAGCTGTAG